One genomic region from Triplophysa dalaica isolate WHDGS20190420 chromosome 23, ASM1584641v1, whole genome shotgun sequence encodes:
- the LOC130413248 gene encoding phospholipid phosphatase-related protein type 4, translated as MSARERLKERMVKESVTLLPCFYFVELPLLVSSMVSLYFLEWTDVFKPVRWGFSCHDRSLSLPYIEPTHEVIPFLMLLSLAFAAPAIAIMIGEGILFCCLSRTQCGGGAEADINAAGCNFNSFVRRGVRFVGIHVFGLCVTALITDIIQLSTGYPTPYFLTVCRPNYTHLNTSCDESFFILEDICSGSDGAVINAGRKSFPSQHATLASFAAVYISMYFNSTLTDSSKLLKPLLVFFFIICAIICGLTRLIQHKNHAADVYLGFLLGGCIAIYLGLFAVGNFQPNEKRTSYVRDSHRTMTDLCQQGHHLPTKSCSDGLSSSRSEGILHRNTRHHQAGSVSLKRPGGDVEVISPRNPPLKENMVTFSNTLPRVHTPAMDDSAFRNATIHISSVDSSRSKQLLSQWKSKNEHRKHAVECGVGQSPPNSMDARCNSEPAVGFNGEHQGPGTPYVKLATGSTTLSSNPSGIAGGTRMHVQSRPGSSQLVHIPEEMQEGGSSIRDKWLKSIERSAEKAEIPVVRTNSNGQPRIMQVIAMSKQQGLMQGSSPSSESSSHTSSTAPLQRYKSLTEESAGQASSGTIIRVEAHPENGRPLVHAHSTDGSGSWTWKSQSSFRQSIEVNDLNRDSESSESVRDGNGSTDRKRNGVPKVVAVPTVPTVSTAGGDQHPNQTISTIRVTPMEMTESGPASRDASLRRKTRILIPERGNSPDNTRNIFYKGTSSTPAVKE; from the exons ATGTCTGCGCGAGAAAGGCTTAAAGAGAGGATGGTTAAAGAAAGCGTGACATTGCTGCCTTGCTTTTATTTCGTGGAG CTTCCTCTCCTTGTCTCATCTATGGTCAGCCTGTATTTCCTGGAGTGGACGGACGTTTTCAAACCGGTCCGCTGGGGTTTCAGCTGTCATGACCGCAGTTTGAGTCTTCCTTACATCGAACCAACACACGAGGTCATTCCGTTCCTCATGCTTCTCAGCTTGGCCTTTGCTGCACCTGCAATTGCG ATCATGATCGGAGAGGGGATTCTGTTCTGCTGTCTGTCCCGAACGCAGTGTGGAGGCGGGGCCGAAGCCGATATCAACGCCGCCGGCTGCAACTTTAACTCTTTCGTCCGGCGAGGTGTCAGGTTTGTGG GTATCCATGTGTTTGGACTATGTGTCACAGCTTTGATTACTGACATCATCCAGCTGTCGACCGGTTACCCCACCCCCTACTTCCTGACTGTCTGCAGACCAAACTACACCCACCTCAACACTTCCTGTGATGAAAGTTTCTTCATCCTGGAGGACATCTGCTCAGGATCAGATGGCGCTGTCATAAACGCCGGCAG AAAGTCCTTCCCGTCACAGCACGCCACACTTGCGTCTTTTGCTGCAGTGTACATCTCG ATGTACTTCAACAGCACGCTGACGGATTCATCCAAACTGCTTAAACCTCTGCTGGTGTTCTTCTTCATTATTTGTGCCATCATCTGTGGTCTTACCCGACTCATTCAGCATAAGAACCACGCTGCTGATGTTTACCTGGGCTTCCTGCTTGGTGGCTGCATCGCTATTTACCTG GGGCTGTTTGCTGTAGGGAATTTCCAACCCAACGAGAAACGTACAAGTTATGTTCGAGATTCTCACCGAACTATGACCGACCTCTGCCAGCAGGGTCACCACCTCCCCACCAAAAGCTGCAGTGATGGTCTCTCGTCTTCCCGCTCCGAGGGCATCCTCCACCGCAACACACGGCACCACCAAGCCGGATCTGTCAGTCTCAAGAGACCCGGCGGAGACGTGGAGGTCATCAGCCCCCGCAATCCCCCGCTCAAGGAGAACATGGTGACCTTCAGCAACACCCTGCCCAGAGTGCACACACCCGCCATGGATGATTCCGCCTTCCGCAATGCCACCATCCACATAAGCTCGGTGGATTCGAGTCGATCCAAGCAGTTGCTGTCCCAATGGAAGAGCAAGAACGAACATCGTAAACATGCAGTGGAATGCGGGGTAGGTCAGTCTCCTCCCAACAGCATGGATGCCCGCTGCAACTCTGAGCCGGCTGTGGGTTTTAACGGTGAACACCAGGGACCCGGAACGCCATATGTAAAACTGGCCACTGGAAGTACGACGTTATCCAGCAACCCCAGTGGAATCGCTGGCGGCACTCGGATGCATGTGCAGTCCCGTCCTGGTTCTTCGCAGTTGGTGCACATCCCAGAGGAGATGCAAGAGGGCGGCAGCAGCATTCGGGACAAATGGCTGAAGAGCATAGAGAGGAGCGCGGAGAAGGCCGAGATACCGGTGGTCAGGACTAACTCTAACGGACAACCGCGCATAATGCAGGTCATTGCGATGTCAAAGCAGCAGGGCCTGATGCAGGGAAGCTCTCCCAGTTCTGAAAGCAGCAGTCACACCAGCTCCACGGCACCGTTGCAGCGCTACAAGAGCCTGACGGAGGAATCTGCAGGTCAGGCCAGCTCAGGGACCATCATTAGGGTGGAGGCCCATCCAGAAAACGGTCGGCCGTTGGTGCATGCTCACTCCACAGATGGCAGTGGCTCTTGGACGTGGAAGTCCCAAAGCAGCTTTAGACAGTCGATTGAGGTTAATGATTTGAATCGCGACTCGGAGAGTTCGGAATCCGTACGGGATGGAAACGGCTCTACGGACCGAAAGAGAAATGGTGTTCCCAAAGTCGTTGCCGTGCCAACCGTCCCCACTGTCTCCACAGCGGGTGGGGACCAACACCCCAACCAAACGATTTCTACCATTCGGGTCACTCCCATGGAAATGACAGAGTCAGGACCGGCGAGCCGCGACGCAAGCTTACGCAGAAAAACAAGGATCCTGATCCCCGAAAGAGGAAACAGTCCAGATAACACCAGAAACATTTTCTACAAGGGAACGTCAAGCACCCCTGCAGTGAAAGAGTAG